The Sporosarcina luteola DNA window CATCAGCCCGCCCTAAGAAAGTGTTTCGTAATACATTGCTCCCTACCTTTATCTCCCTTATCGTTCTACTATCGGTCGGTGTCGGATTGTTTGTCATCATTGGCGAATCGGAATTAACGACAGGAGTAATCACCGATAACATAACACCGGAGCGTTTGGAAGCTGCTCCACAAAATGAACAGACATTTTTGATTGAATGGGGATCCGATTCAATGGATAGGGGAAATCACGATTTCTATACCCTTGAGCACGGGCAGCTTGTCGTTTCAACTGATTTCGATGAGTTGCAGCGGGGGCAAGCTGTTTATTATCATATGCCACCTTCCGTCATTGCCAAGAATTCGGCAGTTCCTGAAATGTATATCGGAAGAGTCGTCGGATTACCCGGTGAAACGGTAGAAATTAAAGGCGGTCAAGTGTATATTGACGGAAAGAGACTTGATACGTTCTATGGCAAAGCAACAATGCACGGCTTAAGCGAGGAGGAGTATTTCAATACGGTTGCGAGCAGTCGAATTGTAGATGAACAATCGATAAGGGAATACTTCAATATGGACATGGCAGCCGTAACTGTGGAGGAAAATACAGTGTTCATTCTCGTTGATCAATGGTGGCGTGGATACGATAGCCGCGAGTATGGTCCTTTGCCGATCGGAGAGATTGAAGGGATCATTATCGGGACTGCTGAGTAATAAGATAGTTTATTGAACAAATAAAAATACAGAGCAGAATGGCTGAAGTGCCCTATCTGCTCTGTTTTTATTAACCAACTTTTCTATCCAACCAACTGTCCCTCGTCAATTTCATATTATTCGAATCAATCCATTCGCCTTCAAATTCCAGATCATTTTCATCAACACTCTCTACTACAAAGCCAAGCTTTTCATACACATGCTTTGCCCTGGGATTGAAATTAAAAACACTTAAGGTAAGTTCGTTAATTGTCGTGGTTTGAAATATGTAACTAATGATAAGCTGAGTGGCCTCCGTTCCTAATCCCCGATTCCTTCCCCTCGGACCAATTAGAATCCTGAAATTCATACTATGATTCTTCTCATCGTATAGATTTACCACTGCCTCACCAACAAAGATGCCCTGAGATGAGTCAACAATCGCCAAATCCAAGCGATCCACTTGTTCATTCCTAGTTTGGTACCAATTTCGAGTAAAATCCCAGTCAATTTCATTTGTGCTTCCTGTCAGTTTAAGTACTTCGGGGTCCTGTAAACATTCCTCTATGAAAGGGAAGTCCTCTTCCTTATAAGGTCTGAGGATAACTTTCTCCCCTTCTATAAGAGGTTTATGCCGTAGATCTATCATTTTATTCACACTCCTAACTGTCCTCACTTTAAGATCTTTTTTAACTCCAGTAAGTCGTCAATTATGATATCCGCCTGTGCAAGTTCGTCTTCCTTTGCGAAATCGAAGTTGCAACCAATAGCGAGTAAACCGTTATCTTTCGCTGCGTTTATATCCGATAATCGATCACCTACTACCGCTCCGTTTGTAATGCCATACTTTTGTACAATACTCCGGACTAAGTGCGATTTGTTCATAGAGTCAATTTGCTCGATACTAAAGGTCTCTGTCACCCATCGATCCAATCGATAATAGCTCACTATGGCTTCGAGGTAACCAATTAACCCATTACTTGCTATGTAGATTGAGCATTGGTTCTTTTTCAAGTAACTGAAGAGTTCCTTGACACCGGGGTATAAAGCTCCGTTTCCATCTCTTATATTTTCAAGTAATCTTTCAAGAAAATATCCATCCGTTAGTTCTCTATCTTCCTTAGAATGAGTGGGCATCAATGTTTCCCAAACTACCGGCAAAGGAACACCCATAATCTCACGGTACTTCTCAATCGGTGTGGCGCCGTTCCAATTATCCATTGACCGTAAGTGTTCAAAGGTCTCATTAAGGGCTAATTCCAGGATTCTATCTGTTTGAAAAAGTGTGCCATCCATATCGAATATAAAAGACTGTATCATATCCACTCTCCCATACAATGTATAGTTTGGTTGGCCGAAGAGATCACTGTGCCTTCCATTCTACAGTCGATGTTATCGCTTCATTTTCAACCTCTAAAATGTATTCCTTCAATACGTGTTCCCGTCCACCGTGCTTTGCATACCAGTCCTTCACACGCCCTACATGAGCATGATCATTTCTTATCTTGGTTTCGATCTCAACATAATCTTCATAGCTGTCATATTCCCATATAGCAAAGATCTCGACAGTATTGTCCTCATTTTCCTTCATCCAACGGCCAATTAATCGAGAACCGTGTTTAAGCTGGTTAGGCAAGTTGGTGTTACTGAAATGTTGATTAAAGATCCCTACAAAT harbors:
- the lepB gene encoding signal peptidase I, with translation MKRLTDDDIAQELVKLGHAFKPSSIQKENIRRSIFASARPKKVFRNTLLPTFISLIVLLSVGVGLFVIIGESELTTGVITDNITPERLEAAPQNEQTFLIEWGSDSMDRGNHDFYTLEHGQLVVSTDFDELQRGQAVYYHMPPSVIAKNSAVPEMYIGRVVGLPGETVEIKGGQVYIDGKRLDTFYGKATMHGLSEEEYFNTVASSRIVDEQSIREYFNMDMAAVTVEENTVFILVDQWWRGYDSREYGPLPIGEIEGIIIGTAE
- a CDS encoding GNAT family N-acetyltransferase is translated as MIDLRHKPLIEGEKVILRPYKEEDFPFIEECLQDPEVLKLTGSTNEIDWDFTRNWYQTRNEQVDRLDLAIVDSSQGIFVGEAVVNLYDEKNHSMNFRILIGPRGRNRGLGTEATQLIISYIFQTTTINELTLSVFNFNPRAKHVYEKLGFVVESVDENDLEFEGEWIDSNNMKLTRDSWLDRKVG
- a CDS encoding HAD hydrolase-like protein, translated to MIQSFIFDMDGTLFQTDRILELALNETFEHLRSMDNWNGATPIEKYREIMGVPLPVVWETLMPTHSKEDRELTDGYFLERLLENIRDGNGALYPGVKELFSYLKKNQCSIYIASNGLIGYLEAIVSYYRLDRWVTETFSIEQIDSMNKSHLVRSIVQKYGITNGAVVGDRLSDINAAKDNGLLAIGCNFDFAKEDELAQADIIIDDLLELKKILK
- a CDS encoding NIPSNAP family protein, with protein sequence MFYRRKFYTVKKEFVGIFNQHFSNTNLPNQLKHGSRLIGRWMKENEDNTVEIFAIWEYDSYEDYVEIETKIRNDHAHVGRVKDWYAKHGGREHVLKEYILEVENEAITSTVEWKAQ